The proteins below come from a single Beutenbergia cavernae DSM 12333 genomic window:
- a CDS encoding PQQ-binding-like beta-propeller repeat protein, whose product MRDDEVELDIELDPDGRAPVQDDAAGERGDRPRWQPVLPWVAVALGIGAVGVVLAGRIPPPLGDVPGVVADQSVAPEQAWMAEVCAPDAEIVLTDDTVLVVARTCVQAVDPDTGEERWRLEVPGLVCHPARADVLACLEGEGKEQRLVTVDIASGRVSERDVRGLVDALAAGDDVIESTLAGDGISLRRVAPDGSEVWAATLPADAEIRESDAARVYGFGPIVGVWGSSETLGMADGARLPEISAADLSARYVALGPADAERPVYRVDGLLIGTLAPGQMLPGVSDDLDPDVVLIADPSNPMYGTDLNVVARDRTGHDLWEAPRGMWPLAVVDGVVVFVPFSYENVAEIVAYDLMSGVELWRADSNLGFSRLWTDGTRILVTQFAQDGAWLAALNVRTGVEEWRVDVHGPDGGGILDVLPDGTAIVLTPEGLAGWRAP is encoded by the coding sequence ATGCGGGACGACGAGGTCGAGCTCGACATCGAGCTCGACCCTGACGGCCGCGCTCCCGTCCAGGACGATGCCGCGGGGGAGCGCGGAGATCGTCCGCGGTGGCAGCCCGTGCTGCCGTGGGTGGCGGTCGCGCTCGGGATCGGCGCCGTGGGTGTGGTCCTCGCGGGTCGCATCCCCCCGCCGCTCGGGGACGTGCCGGGCGTGGTCGCCGATCAGTCCGTCGCACCGGAGCAGGCGTGGATGGCCGAGGTGTGCGCCCCCGACGCCGAGATCGTCCTCACCGACGACACGGTCCTCGTCGTCGCGCGGACCTGCGTGCAGGCCGTCGACCCGGACACGGGCGAGGAGCGCTGGCGCCTCGAGGTCCCCGGCCTGGTCTGCCATCCCGCGCGCGCCGACGTCCTGGCCTGCCTGGAGGGCGAGGGCAAGGAGCAGCGGCTCGTGACGGTGGACATCGCCTCGGGGCGGGTCTCCGAGCGCGACGTCCGGGGTCTCGTCGACGCGCTCGCCGCCGGCGACGACGTGATCGAGTCCACGCTCGCCGGCGACGGGATCTCGCTGCGCCGTGTGGCGCCGGACGGATCCGAGGTCTGGGCAGCGACGCTCCCCGCGGACGCCGAGATCCGGGAGTCCGATGCGGCACGCGTGTACGGGTTCGGACCGATCGTGGGCGTCTGGGGTTCGTCGGAGACCCTCGGCATGGCCGACGGCGCACGCTTGCCGGAGATCTCGGCCGCCGACCTCTCCGCGCGGTACGTCGCGCTCGGGCCGGCGGACGCGGAACGCCCCGTCTACCGGGTCGACGGGCTCCTCATCGGCACGCTCGCGCCCGGGCAGATGCTGCCGGGGGTCTCGGACGACCTCGACCCGGACGTCGTGCTGATCGCCGACCCGTCGAACCCCATGTACGGGACGGACCTGAACGTCGTCGCCCGCGACCGGACCGGCCACGACCTGTGGGAGGCGCCGAGGGGGATGTGGCCCCTCGCGGTCGTCGACGGCGTGGTCGTCTTCGTCCCGTTCTCCTACGAGAACGTCGCGGAGATCGTCGCGTACGACCTGATGTCCGGGGTGGAGCTCTGGCGCGCGGACTCGAACCTCGGGTTCAGCAGGCTGTGGACGGACGGCACCCGGATCCTGGTGACCCAGTTCGCGCAGGACGGCGCCTGGCTCGCGGCACTGAACGTGCGCACCGGGGTCGAGGAGTGGCGCGTGGACGTCCATGGCCCGGACGGTGGCGGGATCCTGGACGTGCTGCCGGACGGGACGGCGATCGTGCTGACTCCGGAGGGTCTGGCCGGGTGGCGGGCTCCATGA
- a CDS encoding sugar O-acetyltransferase, with amino-acid sequence MRIDHFAGDSRTNRERMLAGDLYIADDPENARLAQRAMRLADAYHRAAVEDEGAARPLLEELLGSLGEGAFVKAPLFVDYGENLHIGARTFANVNLTALDVARITLGEDCQIGPNVQLLTPTHPVEPGPRRDKLEAALPITIGDNVWLGGGVIVCPGVTIGSDSVIGAGSVVTRDIPAGVVAVGNPARVVREIG; translated from the coding sequence ATGCGCATCGACCACTTCGCCGGAGACTCCCGCACCAACCGCGAGCGCATGCTCGCCGGCGACCTGTACATCGCCGACGACCCCGAGAACGCCCGGCTGGCGCAGCGCGCGATGCGGCTCGCCGACGCCTACCACCGGGCCGCCGTCGAGGACGAGGGTGCCGCCCGACCGCTTCTCGAGGAGCTGCTGGGCAGCCTGGGCGAGGGCGCGTTCGTCAAGGCCCCGCTGTTCGTCGACTACGGCGAGAACCTCCACATCGGCGCGCGTACGTTCGCCAACGTCAATCTCACCGCGCTGGACGTCGCGCGGATCACGCTCGGCGAGGACTGCCAGATCGGCCCGAACGTGCAGCTCCTGACCCCGACGCACCCGGTGGAGCCGGGGCCGCGACGCGACAAGCTCGAGGCGGCTCTGCCCATCACGATCGGCGACAACGTGTGGCTCGGCGGCGGAGTGATCGTGTGCCCGGGCGTGACGATCGGGAGCGACTCGGTGATCGGCGCGGGCTCCGTCGTCACGCGGGACATCCCGGCCGGCGTCGTCGCCGTCGGCAACCCCGCGCGCGTGGTCCGCGAGATCGGCTGA
- a CDS encoding TetR/AcrR family transcriptional regulator: protein MPDPHPAGRPRPRPRRHDPRRRDRIVDACLDVVAADGVAGTSHRKVAAAADVPLGSMTYHFAGMTELLHAAFTRFADDVAERFERRLAPATTTAEVATAVVALITQDTFATRRDLVLTHELYTLAAREPEFRAITAAWMARSRRALEQHVDPTTARLLDALVEGLTIHRALDTGERDEAAVVVGIQRIMAEPTTATPHATPESR from the coding sequence GTGCCGGACCCGCACCCCGCCGGGCGCCCGCGCCCGCGCCCGCGACGGCACGACCCGCGACGGAGGGACCGGATCGTCGACGCATGCCTCGACGTCGTCGCGGCCGACGGCGTCGCGGGCACGTCCCACCGGAAGGTCGCCGCGGCCGCGGACGTGCCGCTCGGCTCGATGACCTACCACTTCGCCGGCATGACGGAGCTGCTCCACGCGGCGTTCACGCGGTTCGCCGACGACGTCGCAGAGCGCTTCGAGCGCCGGCTCGCCCCGGCGACGACGACGGCGGAGGTCGCGACCGCCGTCGTCGCGCTCATCACGCAGGACACGTTCGCCACCCGCCGCGACCTCGTCCTCACCCACGAGCTGTACACCCTCGCCGCCCGGGAGCCGGAGTTCCGCGCGATCACCGCCGCCTGGATGGCGCGCAGCCGTCGGGCGCTCGAGCAGCACGTCGACCCGACCACGGCGCGACTTCTGGACGCTCTCGTCGAGGGTCTGACGATCCACCGCGCGCTGGACACCGGCGAACGCGACGAGGCGGCCGTCGTCGTCGGGATCCAGCGGATCATGGCGGAGCCGACGACGGCGACGCCGCACGCCACGCCGGAGTCTCGCTGA
- a CDS encoding aldo/keto reductase: MDYTHLGRTGLSVSRLVLGTMNFGPQTPEADAHAIMDAAHEQGINFFDTANGYGRPIYPGATEDILGRWFAQGGGRRERTVLATKVYGAMGDWPNEGKLSALNIRRALDASLTRLQTDHVDLYQFHHIDRDTPWDEIWQALEVAVAQGKVLYAGSSNFAGWHIAQAQEAARSRHFLGLVSEQSLYNLIVRDIERDVIPAAQHYGLGVIPWSPLQGGLLGGVLGKEASGKRRLEGRAAEALAAHRPAIERYEALAGRLGVEPGSLGLAWLLHRPGVTGPIIGPRTMEQLNSALAALDVKLDDAVLAELDEIFPGHKTSPEDYAW, encoded by the coding sequence ATGGACTACACCCACCTCGGCCGCACCGGCCTGTCCGTCTCCCGCCTCGTGCTCGGCACCATGAACTTCGGCCCGCAGACGCCGGAGGCCGACGCGCACGCGATCATGGACGCCGCGCACGAGCAGGGCATCAACTTCTTCGACACCGCCAACGGGTACGGCCGCCCGATCTACCCGGGGGCCACCGAGGACATCCTCGGGCGCTGGTTCGCCCAGGGTGGCGGCCGCCGGGAGCGGACCGTCCTGGCGACCAAGGTCTACGGCGCCATGGGTGACTGGCCGAACGAGGGCAAGCTCTCGGCGCTGAACATCCGCCGGGCACTCGACGCCAGCCTGACCCGGCTCCAGACGGACCACGTGGACCTGTACCAGTTCCACCACATCGACCGGGACACGCCGTGGGACGAGATCTGGCAGGCGCTCGAGGTCGCCGTCGCCCAGGGGAAGGTGCTCTACGCCGGGAGCAGCAACTTCGCCGGCTGGCACATCGCGCAGGCTCAGGAGGCGGCCCGGTCGCGCCACTTCCTCGGCCTGGTGAGCGAGCAGTCGCTCTACAACCTCATCGTGCGGGACATCGAGCGCGACGTCATCCCCGCCGCGCAGCACTACGGGCTCGGCGTCATCCCGTGGTCGCCGCTGCAGGGCGGCCTGCTCGGCGGCGTGCTGGGCAAGGAGGCGTCCGGGAAGCGCCGGCTCGAGGGGAGGGCCGCCGAGGCGCTCGCCGCGCACCGGCCGGCGATCGAGCGGTACGAGGCGCTCGCGGGCCGGCTCGGCGTCGAGCCCGGGTCGCTCGGCCTGGCGTGGCTCCTGCACCGGCCCGGCGTCACCGGACCCATCATCGGCCCGCGCACCATGGAGCAGCTGAACTCGGCTCTCGCGGCGCTCGACGTGAAGCTCGACGACGCCGTGCTGGCCGAGCTCGACGAGATCTTCCCTGGCCACAAGACCTCGCCGGAGGACTACGCCTGGTGA
- a CDS encoding phytanoyl-CoA dioxygenase family protein, whose amino-acid sequence MSTLIEPRVFTAPDEDDLKAAYDRDGFVILADAIDADLVAALNDDAARICRGELGEVGAAPPGAAAAASTDELLRQFLCIHQPHKISAAARTALHAPRVVDVVTTVIGPNVKAMQSMLFIKSEGKPGQPWHQDEFFIPTRDRSLTAAWIALDDATIENGCLWVLPRSHRDGVLYPDREQDDPTFDCSIEAYDFPWTDEDAVPVQIPAGTAVVFNGYLLHRSLQNSGRRGYRRALTNHYMSAESLLPWQQMPEGVHIGKHDYRDIVMVAGRDPYAYKGVADIARPHSRPDKDGGCDR is encoded by the coding sequence ATGAGCACGCTGATCGAACCGCGGGTCTTCACCGCGCCGGACGAGGACGACCTGAAAGCCGCGTACGACAGGGACGGGTTCGTGATCCTCGCCGACGCGATCGACGCCGACCTCGTCGCCGCGCTCAACGACGACGCGGCGCGCATCTGTCGCGGCGAGCTCGGCGAGGTGGGGGCCGCTCCGCCCGGCGCCGCAGCTGCCGCGAGCACCGACGAGCTGCTCCGCCAGTTCCTGTGCATCCACCAGCCGCACAAGATCTCGGCGGCGGCGCGCACGGCGCTCCACGCACCACGGGTGGTCGACGTCGTGACGACGGTCATCGGCCCGAACGTCAAGGCGATGCAGTCGATGCTCTTCATCAAGTCCGAGGGCAAGCCGGGGCAGCCCTGGCACCAGGACGAGTTCTTCATCCCCACCCGCGACCGCTCGCTCACGGCCGCGTGGATCGCGCTCGACGACGCGACGATCGAGAACGGGTGCCTCTGGGTGCTGCCGAGATCCCACCGGGATGGCGTGCTCTACCCGGACCGCGAGCAGGACGACCCGACGTTCGACTGCTCCATCGAGGCGTACGACTTCCCGTGGACCGACGAGGACGCGGTGCCCGTCCAGATCCCGGCGGGCACCGCCGTCGTCTTCAACGGCTACCTCCTGCACCGGTCGCTGCAGAACTCCGGCCGGCGCGGATATCGCCGGGCGCTCACCAACCACTACATGAGCGCCGAGTCGCTCCTGCCGTGGCAGCAGATGCCCGAAGGGGTGCACATCGGCAAGCACGACTACCGCGACATCGTCATGGTGGCCGGACGCGACCCCTACGCGTACAAGGGGGTGGCCGACATCGCGCGACCGCACTCCCGTCCCGACAAGGACGGCGGGTGCGACCGGTGA
- a CDS encoding class I SAM-dependent methyltransferase, with protein sequence MTHGHGDHPASDELTRFWESRYGEEGQVWSGKPNDVLVSVAADLPPGRALDLGCGEGGDAIWLALRGWEVTGVDVSTAALARAADAARRAGVPEGRIRWEAADLATRSDGDTYDLVTAFFLHSPVEIPRSTILQRAARRVAPGGRLLVVTHAAAPSWSDAHDHHGYRFLSPDEEVAALDLDPEAWDVVVSELRRRDTTGPDGRPATLDDGVVLARRRAVAD encoded by the coding sequence ATGACACACGGGCACGGAGACCACCCCGCCAGCGACGAGCTGACGCGCTTCTGGGAGTCGCGCTACGGCGAGGAGGGCCAGGTCTGGTCGGGGAAGCCGAACGACGTGCTCGTCTCCGTCGCTGCCGACCTCCCACCCGGCCGGGCGCTCGATCTGGGCTGCGGCGAGGGCGGCGACGCCATCTGGCTCGCGCTGCGCGGCTGGGAGGTCACGGGCGTCGACGTCTCGACGGCGGCCCTGGCCCGCGCTGCCGACGCCGCACGGCGGGCCGGCGTCCCGGAGGGCCGGATCCGGTGGGAGGCGGCCGATCTCGCGACCCGGTCGGACGGCGACACCTACGACCTCGTCACGGCGTTCTTCCTCCACTCCCCCGTCGAGATCCCGCGCTCGACGATCCTGCAGCGAGCGGCGCGGCGCGTAGCGCCCGGTGGCCGCCTCCTCGTCGTGACGCACGCGGCGGCGCCGTCGTGGTCGGACGCGCACGACCACCACGGGTACCGGTTCCTGTCGCCGGACGAGGAGGTCGCCGCGCTCGACCTCGACCCGGAGGCGTGGGACGTCGTCGTCAGCGAGCTGCGCCGCCGCGACACGACCGGTCCCGACGGCCGGCCGGCGACGCTCGACGACGGCGTGGTCCTGGCGCGGCGCCGCGCAGTCGCTGACTGA
- a CDS encoding carboxylesterase/lipase family protein — MPRLSWVAVVATALVALTASAASAAPPSEEPPRPAAQAEPAGAHRPFARVDSGWLRGEAADGVARFTGIPYAAPPVGEARWTAPRAPLPWRGVRDATQPGPLCPQLDYTDWENPVAVGQEDCLTLDVVRPVGPGTRGRLPVLVWLYGGNLSTGGASQYDGARLAAGGDVVVVTLNYRTGALGFLSSPELDSPRTASGQFGLLDQAEALRWVQRNIDAFGGDPRRVTLAGQSAGARSVCAHLASPGSRGLFDRAIVQSGACANPVMTRADADRNGARAIERIGCADAADVAACLRATPVASLLRDFSDAQPTVFGERRDDQWGPVAGTDFLPRQPIEAIARGSAAGVPLLVGSTRDEMRSFVVGWYDALTPELYAEDVREAFGADGDAILARYPAADHAHPSLALATVLTDWGRGIGACPVLETARTASRHAPVYAYELREEAPASSPAGVPYGAYHGWDLPFLWDTSIPGSVYPELSPAQQDLADEMIGYWSSFAHDGDPNHRGAPRWQRLHGGSDAVLGLSAAAIAPTPFAQEHRCAFWDSVG; from the coding sequence ATGCCACGTCTGAGCTGGGTTGCGGTCGTCGCAACCGCCCTCGTCGCCCTCACCGCTTCGGCCGCGTCCGCCGCTCCGCCGTCGGAGGAGCCGCCCAGACCTGCCGCGCAGGCGGAGCCCGCCGGTGCGCACCGGCCGTTCGCCCGTGTCGACTCCGGCTGGCTTCGCGGTGAGGCTGCCGACGGGGTCGCCCGATTCACGGGCATCCCGTACGCGGCCCCGCCCGTCGGTGAGGCGCGCTGGACGGCGCCCCGCGCCCCGCTCCCGTGGCGCGGCGTCCGGGACGCCACCCAGCCGGGGCCACTGTGTCCCCAGCTCGACTACACCGACTGGGAGAACCCGGTGGCGGTCGGCCAGGAGGACTGCCTCACGCTGGACGTCGTGCGTCCGGTCGGTCCCGGAACGCGGGGGCGGCTGCCCGTGCTGGTGTGGCTGTACGGCGGCAACCTCAGCACCGGGGGAGCGAGCCAGTACGACGGCGCCCGGCTCGCCGCCGGCGGGGACGTCGTCGTCGTCACGCTCAACTACCGCACCGGCGCGCTGGGCTTCCTGTCCTCGCCCGAGCTCGACTCGCCGCGCACGGCGTCCGGGCAGTTCGGACTCCTCGACCAGGCGGAGGCCCTGCGCTGGGTGCAGCGCAACATCGACGCGTTCGGCGGCGACCCGCGGCGCGTGACGCTCGCCGGGCAGTCCGCGGGTGCGCGCTCGGTCTGCGCGCACCTCGCGTCGCCGGGATCACGCGGCCTGTTCGACCGCGCGATCGTGCAGAGCGGCGCCTGCGCCAACCCCGTCATGACGAGGGCCGACGCCGACCGCAACGGCGCGCGGGCGATCGAGCGGATCGGGTGTGCGGACGCGGCCGACGTCGCCGCGTGCCTGCGCGCGACGCCGGTGGCGAGCCTGCTGCGGGACTTCTCCGATGCCCAGCCGACGGTGTTCGGCGAGCGGCGCGACGACCAGTGGGGCCCTGTCGCCGGCACCGACTTCCTCCCGCGACAGCCGATCGAGGCGATCGCCCGTGGCTCCGCGGCCGGCGTGCCGCTGCTCGTCGGCAGCACCCGCGACGAGATGCGCAGCTTCGTCGTGGGCTGGTACGACGCCCTGACGCCGGAGCTGTACGCGGAGGATGTGCGTGAGGCGTTCGGGGCGGACGGGGACGCCATCCTCGCGCGTTACCCGGCAGCTGACCACGCGCACCCTTCTCTGGCGCTCGCCACCGTGCTCACGGACTGGGGGCGCGGGATCGGCGCATGCCCCGTCCTGGAGACCGCGCGCACGGCGAGCCGGCACGCGCCCGTCTACGCGTACGAGCTCCGCGAGGAGGCGCCGGCGTCGTCGCCGGCCGGCGTTCCCTACGGCGCGTACCACGGCTGGGACCTGCCGTTCCTCTGGGACACCTCGATCCCCGGCAGCGTGTACCCGGAGCTGTCGCCGGCTCAGCAGGACCTCGCCGACGAGATGATCGGCTACTGGTCGTCCTTCGCCCACGACGGCGACCCCAACCACCGCGGGGCGCCGCGCTGGCAGCGGCTGCACGGGGGATCGGACGCGGTGCTCGGGCTCTCGGCCGCCGCGATCGCTCCGACGCCGTTCGCGCAGGAGCACCGCTGCGCCTTCTGGGACTCGGTGGGCTGA
- a CDS encoding DUF4342 domain-containing protein, with the protein MTEKHEDGKTWYEEFTVSGSELLEKVKGLLHEGNVRRVFIKNSDGRTLLEIPLTAGVAITAITAVVAPVLVAVGAIAALLTQVTLGVEREETPAQPDAQPDAGQQAPQQDEAAPPAAE; encoded by the coding sequence ATGACCGAGAAGCACGAGGATGGCAAGACCTGGTACGAGGAGTTCACCGTCTCGGGCTCCGAGCTGCTCGAGAAGGTCAAGGGCCTCCTCCACGAGGGCAACGTGCGACGCGTGTTCATCAAGAACAGCGACGGCCGCACCCTGCTGGAGATCCCGCTGACCGCTGGTGTCGCGATCACGGCGATCACCGCCGTCGTCGCGCCGGTGCTCGTGGCGGTCGGCGCGATCGCCGCGCTCCTCACGCAGGTCACGCTCGGGGTCGAGCGCGAGGAGACGCCCGCCCAGCCTGACGCCCAGCCCGACGCCGGCCAGCAGGCGCCGCAGCAGGACGAAGCGGCACCGCCCGCCGCGGAGTGA
- a CDS encoding GNAT family N-acetyltransferase encodes MQDDPYVFRQSAPSIAEYVRLRSTSGLSPRTPEQAAGAVANSWAFCHVRHAPTDTAVAMGRIIGDGGWYFHIADMATLPDHQRRGLGRRILTWLLDEIATRAPANPYVTLMADAPGRPLYRSMGFVPTEPHSIGMRLG; translated from the coding sequence ATGCAGGACGATCCCTACGTCTTCCGTCAGTCGGCGCCGTCGATCGCCGAGTACGTCCGCCTGCGCTCGACCTCCGGGCTGAGTCCCCGGACGCCCGAGCAGGCCGCCGGCGCTGTGGCGAACAGCTGGGCGTTCTGTCACGTCCGGCACGCGCCGACCGACACCGCTGTCGCGATGGGGCGCATCATCGGCGACGGCGGCTGGTACTTCCACATCGCGGACATGGCGACGCTGCCGGACCATCAGCGCCGCGGCCTGGGGCGCCGCATCCTGACCTGGCTGCTCGACGAGATCGCCACCCGCGCCCCGGCGAACCCCTACGTGACCCTCATGGCGGACGCACCCGGTCGCCCGCTGTACCGGAGCATGGGCTTCGTGCCGACCGAGCCGCACAGCATCGGCATGCGGCTCGGCTGA
- a CDS encoding GlxA family transcriptional regulator, with product MASVPSPRLHRVAVLVLEGAKPLDVGIPAQVFTTRASVPYEVRVCGAAPGLVTGGDGLSYHVADGLDALGWADVVFVPGYRFPDRDDPPPAVVDALVEAHGRGTRLAAISTGAFALAATGLLDGKRATTHWHYTRALAAKHPSVRVDENVLFVDEGSVLTSAGAASGIDLCLHILRGDVGVAASNHAARRLVAAPYRSGGQAQYVPRSVPEPLGERFAATREWALRRLDEPLTLESLARHARVSPRTFSRRFVEDTGYTPMQWVMRARIDVARELLELSERSVEQIADDVGLGTGANLRQHFRRILGTTPIEYRRTFARGE from the coding sequence GTGGCGTCCGTGCCATCCCCGCGCCTGCACCGTGTCGCCGTCCTCGTGCTCGAAGGTGCGAAACCGCTCGACGTCGGCATCCCCGCGCAGGTGTTCACGACCCGGGCGAGCGTGCCGTACGAGGTGCGGGTGTGCGGCGCTGCCCCCGGTCTCGTCACGGGCGGCGACGGGCTGTCCTACCACGTGGCGGACGGCCTCGACGCGCTGGGGTGGGCCGACGTCGTCTTCGTCCCGGGCTACCGGTTCCCGGACCGTGACGACCCGCCGCCCGCCGTCGTCGACGCTCTCGTCGAGGCGCACGGCCGCGGCACCCGGCTCGCTGCCATCTCCACGGGGGCGTTCGCGCTCGCCGCGACCGGCCTGCTCGACGGCAAGCGCGCCACGACGCACTGGCACTACACGCGGGCGCTCGCGGCGAAGCATCCCAGCGTCAGGGTCGACGAGAACGTGCTGTTCGTCGACGAGGGCTCCGTGCTGACGTCAGCCGGCGCGGCGTCGGGCATCGACCTGTGCCTGCACATCCTGCGTGGCGACGTCGGGGTAGCCGCGTCGAACCACGCCGCCCGACGTCTGGTCGCGGCGCCGTACCGGAGCGGCGGCCAGGCCCAGTACGTGCCACGGAGCGTGCCCGAGCCGCTCGGCGAACGCTTCGCGGCGACCCGGGAGTGGGCGTTGCGCCGGCTCGACGAGCCGCTCACGCTCGAGTCGCTCGCCCGGCACGCCAGGGTGTCGCCGCGCACGTTCTCCCGTCGCTTCGTCGAGGACACGGGGTACACGCCGATGCAGTGGGTCATGCGGGCGCGCATCGACGTGGCGCGCGAGCTGCTCGAGCTGTCGGAGCGAAGCGTCGAGCAGATCGCCGACGACGTCGGCCTCGGCACGGGTGCGAACCTGCGGCAGCACTTCCGGCGCATCCTCGGCACCACCCCGATCGAGTACCGGCGCACGTTCGCGCGAGGCGAGTAG